A portion of the Tenacibaculum todarodis genome contains these proteins:
- a CDS encoding DUF11 domain-containing protein: MKINKIIFYLFLIFSIKMFSQTGPGGVGSIDGTSNLKIWLRGSDINADGDITNNPALGSRISSWNDYSGNGNNFTNTGNRRPTYALPTFNAVNFNAGTNPAQFLNATSTGTYTNASAFFALNPVNSGRSNTFFDGGSLSLRVEQWSNTNRIGYTRYGVADYQSTLPSPFGANTIVSFHKNNASSSVNIFSNNLTSTINVGSSTVGIPYDRIGRNTNGADEASGDFYEVILYNNRLSLAEKNIVDNYLSAKLGSIAISDNIYNEDENGDFDHKVAGIGQATDGTNHTDSQGTGIVKISNPNDLQNDEYLFWGENVMNASYNFSAVASPSKRYQIDTKWRVSERSDVGAVNFSLNASDLDLTGTPAGILKLVRSTASDFSTIVEEYNLTLSGGVYSSTATFNDNDYFTLEIVPTSDLSLTKTVDKALPKVGEVVVFTLSITNNGPQDATGVLVRDLLPTGLSFNLANSTITSGTYNSTTGDWDLSGVTIINGQTVTIEIAATVNVVNTIINTSEIISLDQEDPDSIPDSGN; encoded by the coding sequence ATGAAAATTAATAAGATTATATTTTATTTATTTTTAATATTCAGTATTAAAATGTTTTCTCAAACTGGCCCTGGTGGTGTTGGTTCAATAGATGGAACTTCAAATTTAAAAATTTGGTTGAGAGGAAGTGATATTAATGCAGATGGAGATATAACTAATAATCCTGCTTTAGGAAGTAGAATAAGTTCTTGGAACGATTATAGCGGAAATGGAAATAATTTTACAAATACAGGAAACAGAAGACCAACTTATGCATTACCAACATTTAATGCCGTAAATTTTAATGCAGGCACAAATCCTGCACAATTTTTAAATGCAACTTCTACTGGAACATATACAAATGCAAGTGCTTTTTTTGCTTTAAACCCTGTTAATTCAGGAAGAAGTAACACCTTTTTTGATGGAGGTTCATTATCTCTTAGAGTAGAGCAATGGTCAAATACTAATAGAATTGGATATACTCGCTATGGTGTAGCAGATTATCAATCAACATTACCTTCTCCTTTTGGAGCAAATACAATTGTTTCTTTTCATAAGAACAATGCATCAAGTAGTGTAAATATATTTTCAAATAATCTAACAAGTACTATTAATGTTGGTAGTTCAACCGTTGGAATTCCTTATGACAGAATTGGAAGAAATACAAATGGAGCAGATGAAGCAAGTGGAGATTTTTATGAGGTAATTTTATATAATAATAGACTGTCTTTAGCAGAAAAGAATATTGTAGATAATTATTTAAGTGCAAAATTAGGAAGTATTGCTATATCAGATAACATTTATAATGAAGATGAAAATGGAGATTTTGATCATAAAGTTGCAGGTATCGGTCAAGCAACTGATGGAACAAATCATACTGATTCACAAGGAACAGGTATTGTTAAAATTAGCAACCCAAATGATTTGCAAAACGATGAATACCTATTTTGGGGAGAAAATGTAATGAATGCAAGTTATAATTTTTCAGCAGTTGCATCGCCAAGTAAAAGATATCAAATTGATACAAAATGGCGGGTTAGCGAAAGAAGTGATGTTGGAGCCGTTAATTTTTCTTTAAATGCGTCAGATTTAGATTTAACAGGAACACCAGCTGGAATTTTAAAACTGGTAAGAAGTACAGCGTCAGATTTTAGTACAATTGTTGAAGAATATAATTTAACTTTATCTGGTGGAGTTTATTCTTCAACTGCTACCTTTAATGACAACGATTATTTTACTTTAGAAATCGTCCCAACATCTGATTTAAGCTTAACAAAAACGGTAGATAAAGCATTACCAAAAGTTGGAGAAGTTGTTGTATTTACATTGTCAATAACCAATAATGGCCCACAAGATGCAACTGGAGTTTTAGTGAGAGATTTATTACCAACAGGTTTAAGCTTCAACTTAGCAAATTCAACCATTACTTCTGGGACCTATAACTCTACAACTGGAGATTGGGATTTAAGTGGAGTAACAATAATAAATGGGCAAACAGTTACTATTGAAATAGCTGCAACTGTAAATGTTGTCAATACAATTATTAACACTTCAGAAATTATTAGTTTAGATCAAGAAGACCCAGATTCAATTCCAGATAGCGGAAATTAA
- a CDS encoding TerB family tellurite resistance protein, with translation MGKFASWLGASLGFTLGGPIGAIIGFAVGSFVDGFKLDGFNQEQIDYERGRQTQTRGRRRPQQSQTQSGDFEISLLVLASVVIKADGKVDQRELDYVRQHFVNMYGKERANSAFRLFSGILKKKVSVRQVCMQIREHMTHASRLQLVHFLFGISKADGNVTASEEEEIRKIAGYLYINQRDYVSIKAMFFNAVDSAYKILEITKSATDAEVKKAYRKMAKKHHPDKLQDLGPEHIKVAQEKFQKIQEAYEKIKDERGF, from the coding sequence ATGGGGAAATTTGCAAGCTGGTTAGGCGCAAGTTTAGGATTTACATTAGGCGGACCAATAGGAGCAATAATTGGTTTTGCAGTTGGTAGTTTTGTAGACGGATTTAAATTGGATGGATTTAACCAAGAACAAATAGATTACGAAAGAGGACGACAAACCCAAACTCGTGGTAGAAGAAGACCACAACAAAGTCAAACACAATCGGGCGATTTTGAAATCAGTTTATTGGTTTTAGCATCAGTAGTTATAAAAGCAGATGGTAAAGTAGATCAGCGCGAGTTAGATTATGTCCGTCAGCATTTTGTAAACATGTACGGTAAAGAACGTGCAAATTCTGCATTTAGACTTTTTAGCGGAATTCTAAAAAAGAAAGTATCTGTACGTCAAGTATGTATGCAAATCCGCGAACATATGACGCACGCATCAAGATTGCAATTAGTTCATTTTTTATTCGGAATTTCAAAAGCAGACGGTAACGTTACAGCATCCGAAGAAGAAGAAATAAGAAAAATTGCAGGATATTTATACATCAATCAACGCGATTATGTTTCCATAAAAGCAATGTTTTTTAATGCAGTTGATAGTGCTTATAAAATCTTAGAAATAACAAAATCGGCAACGGATGCAGAAGTTAAGAAAGCCTACAGAAAAATGGCTAAAAAACATCATCCCGATAAATTACAAGATTTAGGACCAGAACATATTAAAGTTGCTCAAGAGAAGTTTCAGAAAATACAAGAAGCCTACGAGAAAATTAAAGATGAAAGAGGATTCTAA
- a CDS encoding BrxA/BrxB family bacilliredoxin: MYPEELVKPMRDELINAGFDALYTAEDVENALAKEGTTLVMVNSVCGCAAGTARPGAIASLGAGKFPTHLTTVFAGVEKESTAKAREYMIPFPPSSPAIALFKDGNLVHMLERHHIEGRSAQMIAQNLAGAYDEFC, from the coding sequence ATGTATCCAGAAGAATTAGTAAAACCAATGAGAGACGAGCTTATAAACGCTGGTTTTGACGCATTATATACCGCTGAAGACGTAGAAAACGCCTTAGCAAAAGAAGGAACAACTTTAGTAATGGTAAACTCTGTTTGTGGTTGTGCTGCAGGAACTGCAAGACCGGGAGCAATTGCTTCTTTAGGTGCAGGTAAATTTCCTACGCATTTAACTACTGTTTTTGCAGGTGTTGAGAAAGAATCTACAGCTAAGGCTCGTGAATATATGATTCCTTTTCCTCCATCTTCTCCAGCAATTGCGCTGTTTAAAGATGGTAATTTAGTACATATGTTAGAGCGTCACCACATTGAAGGTAGATCTGCGCAAATGATTGCTCAGAATTTAGCAGGTGCTTATGATGAGTTTTGTTAG
- a CDS encoding aminotransferase class V-fold PLP-dependent enzyme, with protein sequence MFKVDKIRADFPILKRMVNNKPLVYFDNGATSQTPQVVIDAIVDYYSNYNANIHRGVHSLSQEATDKYEEARIKIQQHFNAKHSYEIIFTTGTTHGINMVASGFSELLEEGDEIIVSALEHHSNIVPWQMLCEKTGAVLKVIPMDEDGSLRMDNYHELLNGKTKLVFCNHVSNALGTINPIEEIIHAAHKFGAYVLIDGAQATPHIKPDVQELDVDFYVASAHKICGPTGVGLLYGKEELLKMLPPYQGGGEMIETVTFEKTTYAGLPHKFEAGTPNICGGIAFGVALDYMNSVGFDNIQQQEDYLLAYGTQKLLEIDGLRIYGTTHKTSVISFNIEGIHPYDIGVILDKLGVAVRTGHHCAQPIMEFYKIPGTVRASFAFYNTREEIDVMIEAIKKAKMMLS encoded by the coding sequence ATGTTTAAAGTTGATAAAATTCGTGCTGATTTCCCTATTCTTAAAAGAATGGTAAATAACAAGCCTTTAGTGTATTTTGATAATGGAGCAACATCACAAACGCCACAAGTGGTTATTGATGCAATTGTAGATTATTATTCAAATTACAATGCAAATATTCATCGTGGTGTTCATAGTTTAAGTCAAGAAGCTACCGATAAATATGAAGAAGCACGTATTAAAATTCAACAACATTTTAATGCAAAACATTCATACGAAATCATTTTTACCACAGGAACAACACATGGAATAAACATGGTTGCATCTGGTTTTTCTGAGTTATTAGAAGAAGGAGATGAAATTATAGTTTCTGCATTAGAACACCATTCTAATATTGTGCCTTGGCAAATGTTATGCGAAAAAACTGGCGCTGTTTTAAAGGTAATTCCAATGGACGAAGATGGTTCTTTACGCATGGATAATTATCACGAATTACTAAACGGAAAAACAAAATTGGTTTTCTGTAATCACGTTTCAAATGCTTTAGGAACTATAAATCCAATTGAAGAAATTATACATGCAGCGCATAAATTTGGCGCCTATGTTTTAATTGACGGAGCACAAGCAACACCACATATAAAACCAGATGTACAAGAATTAGATGTAGATTTTTATGTAGCGTCTGCGCATAAAATATGTGGACCAACTGGAGTTGGATTGCTTTACGGAAAAGAAGAGTTATTAAAAATGTTACCACCATATCAAGGAGGTGGAGAAATGATAGAAACTGTAACGTTCGAAAAAACTACCTACGCAGGTTTACCACATAAATTTGAAGCAGGAACACCAAATATTTGTGGTGGAATAGCTTTTGGAGTAGCATTAGACTACATGAATTCTGTTGGATTCGATAACATTCAACAACAAGAAGACTACCTATTAGCTTATGGAACCCAAAAATTATTAGAAATAGACGGATTAAGAATTTACGGAACAACACATAAAACATCTGTAATTTCATTCAACATAGAAGGAATTCATCCATATGATATTGGTGTAATTTTAGACAAGTTAGGTGTTGCTGTAAGAACAGGACATCATTGTGCACAGCCAATAATGGAGTTCTATAAAATACCAGGAACGGTAAGAGCATCTTTTGCTTTTTACAATACTAGAGAAGAAATAGATGTAATGATTGAAGCCATCAAAAAAGCAAAAATGATGTTATCATAA